From the Lampris incognitus isolate fLamInc1 chromosome 6, fLamInc1.hap2, whole genome shotgun sequence genome, one window contains:
- the bhlhe41 gene encoding class E basic helix-loop-helix protein 41: MDERLPHLQDRQFLEHPEFLGVDYPSLYMCKSKRGMKREDGGKDAYKLPHRLIEKKRRDRINECIGQLKDLLPEHLKLTTLGHLEKAVVLELTLKHLNALTAVTEQQHQKIVALQNGDRSMKASIHADLDAFHSGFQACAKEVLQYLNKVENWTTREQKCAHLIGHLHKVLAQFQPGAEPSLQQQLPGADAQDAPKADSQPNCVPVIQRTQTGELNENDTDTDSGYGGEAEKSDGREKACERSQEQGSKAVKIKQEFGDDRAAKKPKMNWTGNGLAGADPARPDLAFMNSLMGITGVGQQTPFCMPFYFINPSAAAAAAAAASSYMPLFDKGNLDKYVYPAAAALTSPFPWLYPGLSAHAAAAAAAAAACAAPSAERSPNFGPSSESHGSPSPDSVASHEAESGSPEEDPGEEDAGADGDVVTSQENPNT; the protein is encoded by the exons ATGGATGAAAGATTACCGCATTTGCAGGACAGGCAATTTCTGGAGCACCCCGAGTTCCTAGG GGTGGATTACCCGTCTCTTTACATGTGCAAATCCAAAAGAGGAATGAAGCGCGAAGATGGAGGCAAG GACGCATACAAGTTACCACACCGGCTGatagagaagaagaggagggacAGAATCAATGAATGTATCGGCCAGCTGAAGGACTTGTTACCCGAGCACCTGAAGCTGACG ACGCTGGGACACCTGGAGAAGGCGGTTGTCCTGGAGTTGACGCTGAAGCACTTGAACGCTCTCACTGCCGTCACCGAGCAGCAGCACCAGAAGATCGTCGCTCTGCAGAACG GGGACCGATCGATGAAAGCTTCCATTCACGCAGACTTGGATGCCTTCCACTCCGGCTTTCAAGCGTGTGCCAAGGAGGTTCTGCAGTACCTGAACAAGGTGGAGAACTGGACGACACGCGAGCAGAAGTGCGCGCACCTCATCGGCCATCTGCACAAGGTTTTAGCGCAGTTTCAGCCCGGAGCAGAGCCATCACTCCAGCAACAGCTACCTGGCGCTGACGCGCAGGACGCGCCGAAAGCCGACAGTCAGCCCAACTGCGTACCCGTCATACAGAGGACCCAGACCGGGGAGCTGAACGAGAACGACACGGACACGGACAGCGGGTACGGGGGCGAGGCTGAAAAGAGTGACGGCAGAGAGAAAGCGTGCGAGCGCAGCCAGGAGCAGGGATCCAAGGCGGTTAAGATTAAACAAGAATTTGGAGATGATCGCGCTGCCAAAAAACCAAAGATGAACTGGACCGGTAATGGCTTAGCTGGCGCAGATCCTGCCAGACCGGACCTGGCGTTTATGAACTCTCTGATGGGAATAACTGGCGTGGGACAGCAGACGCCCTTTTGCATGCCTTTCTACTTCATCAACccctcggcggcggcggcggcggcggcggcggcatcgTCCTACATGCCCCTCTTCGATAAAGGTAACCTCGATAAGTACGTGTACCCCGCGGCAGCGGCTCTGACGTCTCCGTTCCCCTGGCTGTACCCCGGGCTGTCGGCGCAcgcggccgccgccgccgcggcgGCGGCCGCGTGCGCCGCTCCGTCCGCGGAGAGGAGCCCGAACTTTGGACCTTCCTCTGAGTCACACGGCTCTCCGTCCCCTGACAGTGTCGCGTCACACGAGGCCGAGTCGGGCTCGCCGGAGGAAGATCCCGGGGAGGAAGACGCTGGAGCTGACGGTGATGTGGTCACATCTCAGGAGAACCCCAACACCTAA